The DNA sequence GGAGGTTCGCGCTCCTTTCGGAGCTCCAGGAGGAGCAGCGGCGCCGCTCGCCCGGGGATTCCGAGTTCGAGGCGGTCGTGCGTTCGTACGAGCTGGCCTGGCGGATGCAGCAGAACGCCCCCGACGTGCTCGACCTTTCGAAGGAATCGAAGGAGACGCTGGCGCTCTACGGGATCGGCGAGAAGCCCACCGACACCTTCGGACGCCAGTGCCTCATGGCCCGGCGCCTGGCCGAGGCGGGCGTGCGCTTCATCCAGGTGACCTACGGCGACGGCAGCGCGAATCCCGCCTGGGATCAGCACTCGAACATGCCCAAGCACGCGGACCACGCGCGGGCGGTGGACCGGCCGATCGCGGGGCTCCTGGCCGACCTCAAGCGGCGCGGGCTTCTGGAGGACACGCTCGTCTGGTGGGGAAGCGAGTTCGGCCGCACGCCGTACGCGGAGAAAAACGGTACGGGGCGCGACCACAATCCCGGAGGGTTCACCGTGTGGCTGGCCGGAGGAGGCGTGAAGGCGGGGTACGCCCACGGAGCCACCGACGAGTTCGGCCACCTCGCCGTGGAGGGGCGGGTGCATATGCACGATCTCCACGCCACGATCCTTCATCTGCTGGGCCTGGACCACGAGCGGCTGACGTACCGGTACGCGGGGCGGGACTTCCGCCTGACGGACGTTCACGGCCATGTCGTGAACGAGATTCTCGCCTGACGGGGGCCCGATGGGGATCGGGATGCGGGCGCTCGCGGCGGCGGTGCTCGCCGCTGCGCCGGCCGGGGAACTCCGGGTGATCTCGGATTTTCCGGGCGGCTCCGCCCGGGTCGAGGGGATCGATCCGGCGACGCGCACGATCCGGATACTTCCGGCGGCGCATTCCGGACGCGGATGGGACTGCTGGTGGTACTTCCGGGTGGAGGGGCTTTCGCCCGGAGAGACGGTGGTCCTGGACGTGGGGGGCAGCGTCTGGGCCACGCCGGATCGGGCGGCGATGAGCGCGGACGGGAAGTCGTGGCGGCAGACGCCGCCGGGAGAGCGGCACGCGAAGGATCGCATCCGGTACCGGGTCCAGGCGCCGGGATGCGCGGCATGGTTCGCCTGGGGTCCTCCCTTCGTCTTGGCGGACGCGCGGGAGACGGTGGAGGGGGCGGTCCGGGCGTGTCCCGACGGGGCGCGGGGGTTCGAGCTTTGCCGCAGCCGGGAAGGGCGGCCGGTTCCGGCGGCGCGACTGGGACCCGCCGGAGAAGCCCGCGAGGCGGTGTGGATCCAGGCGCGCCAGCATGCCTGGGAGTCCGGCAGCAGCTGGGTGGCGCGGGGCTTTCTCGAATGGCTGGCGTCGGACGACGCGCGGGCCCGGGCCCTCAGGGCGCGCGCGGAAGTCGTCGTCGTTCCGATCATGGACGTGGACAACGTCGAACGGGGCGCCGGGGGGAAGGAGCAGAAGCCTCAGGATCACAACCGGGACTGGAGCGAGGATCCCCACTGGCCGGAGGTGCGGGCCGCGCAGGCGGAGCTTTCGCGATGGATCGAGGCGGGACGGGCGGCGCTCTTCGTGGATCTTCATAATCCCGGCGCGCGGGACCGCGACCCTTACTTTTATGTGCCGCC is a window from the Planctomycetota bacterium genome containing:
- a CDS encoding M14 family zinc carboxypeptidase encodes the protein MRALAAAVLAAAPAGELRVISDFPGGSARVEGIDPATRTIRILPAAHSGRGWDCWWYFRVEGLSPGETVVLDVGGSVWATPDRAAMSADGKSWRQTPPGERHAKDRIRYRVQAPGCAAWFAWGPPFVLADARETVEGAVRACPDGARGFELCRSREGRPVPAARLGPAGEAREAVWIQARQHAWESGSSWVARGFLEWLASDDARARALRARAEVVVVPIMDVDNVERGAGGKEQKPQDHNRDWSEDPHWPEVRAAQAELSRWIEAGRAALFVDLHNPGARDRDPYFYVPPRDLLTEEGRAGLEVLLASARAEITGPLRFTGRVEESGAGYDPRWERISKNWVTRRSSGRVPAVTLETAWNTSSSTAEGYRRVGRELGLAVERTLRERKP